In one Terriglobales bacterium genomic region, the following are encoded:
- a CDS encoding cellulose synthase family protein, whose product MAAFARQRGLEEYIRRTFFDTTFKGLYQLNAFDLALLVPYFIVLVLLASYGMHRYALVYVYYKNRKNRVTEPAQRFAELPRVTVQLPIFNERFVVERLVEATCRLEYPREKLDIQVLDDSTDETRQVARGVVERYAALGYPITYHHRSNREGFKAGALQEGLKAAQGEFVAIFDADFVPPEDFLLRLIHHFTDPQVGMVQGRWTHINRNYSFLTEVEAILLDGHFVLEHGGRSRSSVFFNFNGTAGMWRRQAIEEAGGWQHDTLTEDTDLSYRAQLKGWRFRYLQDVECPAELPVEMTAFKTQQARWAKGLIQTAKKILPQVMKADLPFKVKVEAWFHLTANISYPLMIVLSTLLLPAMIIRFYQGWFQMLYIDLPLFLASTFSISSFYLVSQKELFPRSWGRTFLYLPFLMALGIGLTVTNAKAVLEALLGIQSSFKRTPKYKVETRQDKVTTSQYRRRLGWVPWVELAIGGYFFATVYYAMANENFITVPFLILFVVGYWYTGLMSLLQGVLTGWTLPMPARAKPYAVGV is encoded by the coding sequence ATGGCGGCGTTCGCCCGCCAGCGCGGCCTGGAAGAGTACATCCGCCGCACCTTCTTCGACACGACCTTCAAGGGCCTGTACCAGCTCAACGCGTTTGACCTGGCGCTGCTGGTGCCGTATTTCATCGTGCTCGTCCTGCTGGCCAGCTATGGTATGCATCGCTACGCGCTGGTCTACGTTTATTACAAGAACCGCAAGAACCGGGTGACGGAACCTGCGCAACGGTTCGCCGAGCTGCCGCGCGTGACCGTGCAGTTGCCTATCTTCAACGAACGCTTCGTGGTGGAGCGGCTGGTGGAGGCCACCTGCCGGCTGGAGTATCCGCGGGAGAAGCTGGACATCCAGGTGCTCGACGACTCCACCGACGAGACGCGCCAAGTGGCGCGCGGGGTGGTGGAGCGCTACGCCGCGCTCGGCTATCCCATCACGTACCACCACCGCTCGAACCGCGAGGGCTTCAAGGCGGGCGCGCTACAGGAAGGATTGAAAGCGGCGCAGGGCGAGTTCGTGGCGATCTTCGACGCGGACTTCGTGCCGCCCGAAGACTTCCTGCTGCGGCTGATCCACCACTTCACCGACCCGCAGGTGGGCATGGTGCAGGGGCGCTGGACGCACATCAACCGCAACTACTCCTTCCTGACTGAAGTGGAGGCCATCCTGCTCGACGGCCACTTCGTGCTGGAGCACGGCGGGCGCTCGCGCAGTAGCGTGTTTTTCAACTTCAACGGCACGGCGGGAATGTGGCGGCGGCAGGCGATCGAGGAAGCCGGGGGCTGGCAGCACGACACGCTCACCGAAGATACCGACCTTTCCTACCGCGCGCAGCTCAAGGGGTGGCGCTTCCGCTATCTGCAGGACGTCGAGTGCCCGGCGGAGCTACCGGTGGAGATGACCGCGTTCAAGACGCAGCAGGCGCGCTGGGCCAAAGGGCTCATCCAGACGGCGAAGAAGATCCTGCCGCAGGTGATGAAGGCGGACTTGCCGTTCAAGGTGAAGGTGGAAGCCTGGTTCCACCTGACGGCCAACATCAGCTACCCGCTGATGATCGTGCTCTCGACGCTGCTGCTGCCGGCGATGATCATTCGCTTCTACCAGGGCTGGTTCCAGATGCTGTACATCGACCTGCCGCTGTTCCTGGCTTCGACGTTCTCCATCTCCAGTTTCTACCTGGTCTCGCAGAAGGAACTCTTCCCGCGGAGCTGGGGGAGGACGTTCCTGTACCTGCCGTTCCTGATGGCTCTGGGCATCGGGCTGACGGTGACCAATGCGAAGGCGGTGCTGGAAGCATTGCTGGGCATCCAGTCGTCGTTCAAGCGGACCCCGAAGTACAAGGTCGAGACGCGGCAGGACAAGGTCACGACTTCCCAATATCGCCGGCGCCTGGGGTGGGTGCCCTGGGTGGAGTTGGCCATCGGGGGCTACTTCTTCGCGACCGTGTACTACGCCATGGCCAACGAGAATTTCATCACCGTGCCCTTCCTCATCCTGTTCGTGGTCGGCTACTGGTACACGGGGCTGATGTCACTGCTGCAGGGCGTCCTCACCGGGTGGACGCTGCCCATGCCGGCGCGCGCCAAGCCGTACGCCGTGGGCGTGTAG
- a CDS encoding DUF255 domain-containing protein encodes MRRRVFQGLLVALLYVAGSGAAQTADSPRYNHLKDSRSVYLRRASQQPVDWYPWGDAAFQRARELDRPLLIDVGAVWCAWCDLMDRHGYTQPEVAAYINANFVAVKVDYDAQEKLSARLQRAQAWMNLPGGLPLTMFVTPTGRLYYGGAYFPEHASGDKPAFRDALREAERLYRESRAQIEREAFDLELGKEE; translated from the coding sequence ATGCGGAGACGTGTATTCCAAGGCCTTCTTGTTGCCCTTCTCTACGTAGCAGGCTCCGGGGCTGCGCAAACGGCTGATTCGCCTCGCTATAACCACCTGAAGGATTCCCGGTCGGTGTACCTGCGACGGGCATCACAGCAGCCGGTGGATTGGTATCCGTGGGGCGACGCGGCGTTTCAGCGGGCGCGCGAACTGGACCGTCCCTTGCTCATCGACGTGGGCGCCGTGTGGTGCGCCTGGTGCGACCTAATGGACCGCCACGGATACACCCAACCCGAGGTCGCAGCCTACATCAACGCCAACTTCGTGGCTGTGAAGGTGGATTACGACGCGCAGGAAAAGCTGAGCGCCAGGTTGCAACGCGCACAGGCGTGGATGAACCTGCCGGGCGGACTGCCGCTCACCATGTTCGTCACCCCGACGGGCAGGCTGTACTATGGCGGCGCCTACTTCCCGGAACATGCCAGCGGCGACAAGCCCGCTTTCCGCGATGCGCTGCGCGAGGCTGAGCGACTCTATCGCGAATCGCGGGCGCAGATCGAGCGCGAAGCCTTCGACCTGGAACTGGGGAAGGAAGAATGA